From Haloglomus litoreum, the proteins below share one genomic window:
- the sufU gene encoding Fe-S cluster assembly sulfur transfer protein SufU, with amino-acid sequence MSGRDMYRQQILDHYKNPRNYGELEDADFEHVGENPMCGDTIKMFVKLDDDGETVERVSFVGDGCAISQASASMLSQDLHGRTLDEIREMDRDDIFELLGIDVNPMRVKCAVLAEKVAQDGAAIHLGEKDIDQTTTEE; translated from the coding sequence ATGAGCGGCCGTGATATGTATCGCCAGCAGATCCTCGACCACTACAAGAACCCGCGCAACTACGGGGAACTCGAGGACGCGGACTTCGAACACGTCGGGGAGAACCCGATGTGTGGCGATACCATCAAGATGTTCGTGAAGCTCGACGACGACGGGGAGACGGTCGAGCGGGTCTCGTTCGTGGGCGACGGCTGTGCCATCTCGCAGGCCTCGGCCAGCATGCTCTCGCAGGACCTCCACGGGAGGACCCTCGACGAGATCCGGGAGATGGACCGCGACGACATCTTCGAGCTGCTGGGTATCGACGTGAACCCGATGCGGGTCAAGTGTGCGGTGCTGGCCGAGAAGGTGGCCCAGGACGGCGCCGCCATCCACCTCGGCGAGAAGGACATCGATCAGACGACGACCGAGGAGTAG
- a CDS encoding DUF7130 family rubredoxin-like protein: protein MSSQSDTERQVPFGETVYDEDGNELGRVRGLDEHGFYVATSEGVTAMSVDHEADARSGHKELHWRCWECGEIGKLDEMPDECPSCGAPEEELYYWAQD from the coding sequence ATGTCAAGCCAGTCCGACACGGAGCGGCAGGTGCCCTTCGGGGAGACGGTGTACGACGAGGACGGGAACGAACTCGGCCGCGTCCGGGGTCTCGACGAGCACGGCTTCTACGTCGCCACCTCCGAGGGGGTGACGGCGATGTCCGTCGACCACGAGGCCGACGCCCGCTCGGGCCACAAGGAGCTCCACTGGCGGTGCTGGGAGTGTGGTGAGATCGGCAAACTCGACGAGATGCCCGACGAGTGCCCCTCCTGTGGCGCCCCGGAGGAGGAGCTCTACTACTGGGCACAGGACTGA
- a CDS encoding NADH-quinone oxidoreductase subunit D, whose product MQRESGGALQSTTTEPSREPATAADHGPAAVAAEALGEQAVGREMHRNCEAFVVRADAVADALARLQDAGFDHCACVTAQEYDDRFETIYHLRSYEDPTFETALVVPTRHDGPVSQSGAAVFDTADWHEREAYDLFGIEYDDHPDLRRILLPETWQGHPLREDYDREQPQVVTLREHANPLQDDQRAGDTMFLNIGPHHPSTHGVLHLGVTLDGETVADVEPDIGYIHRCEEQMCQQGTYRHQIMPYPDRWDWLSSGLLNEWAYARTAEDLAGIEVPDYAQVVRTMGAELSRLANHFIAIGTYALDIFGEFTAIFMYAMQDRETVLNRLEDLTGQRMMFNYLRLGGVAWDIPEPREEFFDDVLEFLGKLPAKLEEYHDLMTSNEIFQMRCVDTGYLDPETAKSYGCTGPVARGSGIDYDLRRDDPYGYYPELDWDVVTEPDGDNYARVLVRLRELEESAKIIEQCIDLLRDWPEDDREIQANVPRTIKPEPDTEVYRAVEAAKGELGIYIRSDGTDTPARFKIRSPCFSNLQALPEMSEGEFVPDLVATLGSLDTIMGEVDR is encoded by the coding sequence ATGCAGCGAGAGTCGGGGGGAGCCCTCCAGTCCACCACGACCGAACCGTCCCGGGAACCGGCCACAGCCGCCGACCACGGCCCGGCGGCCGTCGCCGCCGAGGCGCTGGGCGAGCAGGCCGTCGGGCGCGAGATGCACCGCAACTGCGAGGCGTTCGTCGTCCGGGCCGACGCGGTCGCCGACGCCCTCGCGCGGCTGCAGGACGCCGGCTTCGACCACTGCGCCTGCGTCACCGCCCAGGAGTACGACGACCGCTTCGAGACCATCTACCACCTCCGGAGCTACGAGGACCCGACGTTCGAGACGGCGCTGGTGGTGCCGACGCGCCACGATGGGCCGGTCAGCCAGTCCGGCGCGGCCGTCTTCGACACCGCCGACTGGCACGAGCGCGAGGCGTACGACCTGTTCGGCATCGAGTACGACGACCACCCGGACCTCCGGCGCATCCTCCTGCCCGAGACCTGGCAGGGCCACCCACTCCGCGAGGACTACGACCGTGAGCAACCCCAGGTCGTCACGCTCCGCGAGCACGCGAACCCCCTGCAGGACGACCAGCGCGCGGGCGACACGATGTTCCTCAACATCGGCCCGCACCACCCCTCCACACACGGCGTCCTCCACCTCGGCGTGACGCTGGACGGCGAGACGGTCGCCGACGTCGAGCCGGACATCGGCTACATCCACCGCTGCGAGGAGCAGATGTGCCAGCAGGGAACGTACCGGCACCAGATCATGCCGTACCCGGACCGGTGGGACTGGCTCTCCTCCGGGCTGCTGAACGAGTGGGCGTACGCCCGGACCGCGGAGGACCTCGCGGGCATCGAGGTGCCCGACTACGCGCAGGTCGTCCGGACGATGGGGGCCGAACTCTCCCGGCTGGCCAACCACTTCATCGCCATCGGGACGTACGCGCTGGACATCTTCGGCGAGTTCACCGCCATCTTCATGTACGCGATGCAGGACCGCGAGACGGTGCTCAACCGGCTGGAGGACCTCACGGGCCAGCGGATGATGTTCAACTACCTCCGGCTGGGCGGCGTCGCCTGGGACATCCCGGAGCCCCGCGAGGAGTTCTTCGACGACGTCCTGGAGTTCCTCGGGAAGCTCCCGGCGAAGCTCGAGGAGTACCACGACCTGATGACCAGCAACGAGATCTTCCAGATGCGGTGTGTCGACACCGGCTACCTCGACCCCGAGACCGCGAAGTCGTACGGCTGCACCGGCCCGGTCGCCCGCGGGTCGGGCATCGACTACGACCTCCGGCGCGACGACCCCTACGGCTACTACCCCGAGCTGGACTGGGACGTCGTCACCGAGCCGGACGGGGACAACTACGCGCGCGTCCTCGTCCGGCTCCGCGAGCTGGAGGAGTCGGCGAAGATCATCGAGCAGTGCATCGACCTGCTGCGCGACTGGCCGGAGGACGACCGCGAGATCCAGGCTAACGTCCCCCGGACCATCAAGCCGGAGCCGGATACGGAGGTGTACCGGGCCGTCGAGGCCGCGAAGGGTGAACTCGGCATCTACATCCGCAGCGACGGGACCGATACCCCGGCCCGGTTCAAGATCCGGTCGCCGTGCTTCTCCAACCTGCAGGCCCTCCCGGAGATGAGCGAGGGCGAGTTCGTCCCGGACCTCGTGGCGACGCTCGGCTCGCTGGACACCATCATGGGCGAGGTGGACCGGTAG